The Plasmodium berghei ANKA genome assembly, chromosome: 5 genomic sequence taCAAGAAGGATATATAGATAAAGATGggaattatatttatcatgattctaaaaataacaaagtGGAAGAAGCGTGGTTAAAATCtattgatgaaaatgaatctttttcaaataataaattacatACTCAAATACATAAAGAAATCATTTCGAAatctaataataatattaatactGATATATATGACAATTCTCTTAgtgttaatatatatgatggGCTTTATTCCTTGTCGTGTTTATTAGCAGATAAAGAAACACCTATTAAAGCCATGATTAGgtataaaaatgatttaaaaaattgcaagaattatttaaatcaatGCAAAACAAATTTAGAGGAAGCAAGAGTACAAGAATCTCAAAAAGATGGAACAGGGGAAAATCTTCAATCTAGCAAGGATCGAGTCACTCCAAATGAACTCCAAGTAAATATCAGACAAAGTGATGAATATAAGGCTGATGTGGAAAAGGAAAAAGAAGATAAGGCTAATGCGGAAAAGGAAAAAGAAGATAAGGCTAATGTGGAAAAGGAAAAAGAAGATAATGCTAATGTGGAAAAGGAAAAAGAAGATAAGGCTAATGTGGAAAAGGAAAAAGATAAGGCTAATGTGGAAAAGGAAAAAGAAGATAAGGCTAATGTGGAAAAGGAAAAAGAAGATAAGGCTAATGTGGAAAAGGAAAAAGAAGAAGCTTCGGGTGATACGATTCAGAATgagcataaaaaaaaaatgcagcAATTAGAGGAAGTTTATCAAAAGGCATTATTAGATTACAAAACAATAGAAAGACAATTTAATAACATAATTGATCTAACACAAAAATTAAccaatgaatataaaaatgtatattttttaacaaaaaatgaatttgaagaaatatgtaaaaaattagaaGAATGTAAAGAAAgtggaaatatattatggcAACTAAAATGGCAAAGTgatgttaataataatatatatggaccatataattattatgatatatataattttatatctCTTGGTATTGTATCAGCAGCAAATCCAATACTCCTAAGAAGGGTAAGTaacgaaaataaaatgttgGAAAATATTTGGCAAAGTTACGATACAGTGAATTATCTTAACTTTgttaataatgataatgtaaaaaaaaaaagaaaattaaatgaaataaatatcgaAGACTCTGAAGGCGAACAAAAGGAAGTAGATAGTTCTACTGATGATAATGAATACgatattcaaaataaaaaaaaaaaaaaaaaaggattaatacaaatatcaaaaaaaaaggagaaAATAAGTAATGAAGACGATACTGATAATGAAGATGATTTTGAAAGTTATGGCATTTAATTACATTTTCTTagagaaaataatttcataaatttttataagttttcataaattatcgtaaattttttacgaatctaattattaaatattttcactTATTTTTACCTATTATgcaaaaaatgtaaatttatttgtaaagTGGGAAATGTGGAAATCAGTTAAATTGGATGGAATTAGGAAGATATCAAGtatctattattatatagattttcgaatatatttttttcaaaagaatattacaattttatgcatataattgGAAATTATTGTATTTCCTTTTCTCACCTCAATGAAATagcacatatataaatatatgtgcgagtattttattttattttatttgttttgtttttttaaaactcAGTTTAATTcgaatataatttttattatatatactgaTTTATTTTGGCCATAGATAAACATAAAGATTAGATAACATAAgataaacattttatattattattttccccTCTTTGAAGATTGAATTTTTCAGAAGttatcaaatataaaagttGTTGAGAGGTAGTTATAACGAGAAATACTCATAAAATGGCAACCACAAAACATATAGATATGTCTATGTAGATTTAGCATAATCCTTTTATGCATACtagatatatttattatttgtttacataggagaatattatatatatgaacaaGACATATCTTTCTGAATATACTTGAGCATATATGAagaatttttcaaaatctTACTATCCATTTGAATTAGTtgttacaaaataaaaaattatatggaaaaaaaaatattttatggacataaaaataaaaaaaaaatattttattaacagACATATATCCccataataatatgcaatcacatgcatatattattattgtataaaaataagaacATTTGGCCTAAACACTTTTCATTGTTATGCATTGGcgttattatatttgtatattgtacttttttttgtcgTTATTCCAATTCCTCatacacatatatgcataatgaGAGATATTGGATTATACATGCAATTTATGATATTATTCACgctacaaaataaataaaataaaaaaaatagcatttattttatggaTATTTTGTAGCATAAAATCCATACCATAAATGTTcgattaattttataattttattttatttaattttttaagtcACAAATTAACCTATAATAAAgcataattaaaaaaattataaaaaaattttatgtataattatgttatatttacaagtatatgtttatataatactAGTATAATTACTAAAAAATAGTAcattacaatttttttcttaattgtgtattttttattatatgctgcaaatttaattaataaaataaattataactGATCAatcaaaaattattaaaaaaaatgaattcaTAGTGCATGTCCAAAATTGTAGAGAGTGGCTAAATCgattaaattatttgcaGAATTTAACAGTGTTATATTTGCTATATATAGATCttttataacaataatatatatagaacaATGCAGGTAAACCATTTAATACACcaataaatacaaaataattaaaataaaaatagcaGTTGCCTAGTAAactgaaaaatatattgtttattgcgtgaaatttatatgaaaaagtacgttatatttattataagtACATTTATACTTTGTTATTTATTGGAGACTAAGaaatatcattttatttaaaatagcataatataattaatatatatatattatgcaagttttattatatatatacaaaatagaagaaaaataatacacggatttaataaattatatattaactaGGCTAAATGCTAagtttaatatattattttttttggtgtttttacatataatacCTGTTGAAAACGCCATAAAAATGTCCCATGGTAATTCGACGATAACATGTTTACAAGATCCTTCCTCGAGAACTGGAAGAGACGGAAATACTCGAGATATTGTAAGATTTGTAAAGCTAGCTCcccaaaaaaaagttacatgggataaaaatacaattgATAATGAACACGCCAATAAAAAATCGTCTAAAGGTAggtttaacaaaaaaataatatggaaaaaaatatgtacagtcaggaaaaaatatatacataaaagaTTTTCTATGTACATTGTGTTGACAACTATATTAAGAATAGATTGATATATCTTTCTATGCTCTTTGTGGATTGCCTATGTGTGCACCAGCATacttatgcatatattgacatgttttaaaaaaatatatataattttatctAACGTTTGTTAGCTTgttgtaaatataaaaagccCAAGAGATTCGATGAAAGTTCTGAATCTGAATCTTCAGTTAGTGATTTCGAAGTCAATAATAAGAagtcatataaaaaaacagggaaaggtatatatatcatcTGAAATATGgacataaaaatttaaatttatgcATTTATAAGATAactcaaaataataagaattataataattttttacttcTTTAATAGTTGGTTGTAGTGATTGTTCCAATAGGTTGTCAATTAAAACagaaataatagtaatatattaaGCAATTTATTCATAACTGTGTGTTTGTTTCGCTATATGCTTGAGAGAAAGAAATTTACATTTATGCTAGttatttatactttttttactgaatttgtttataccttttcaatattatatatatttattttttagcaTCGGAGACACTGAAATAGGACAAGACTATAATAAAgatttctttatttatttttcctttatcacactgtatttttttttaaatataatttttagtaataaaaaaatcgaGATAAAACATTCTCAAAATAGTTATCTTATTTATTGAAACCTTATAAAAGTTATAGACAATTGGCCACTCATATGGTTGAcattatgaaaatttacACATTTATGGCTAGCAATGGCTATTATTATTCcgtttactattttttttttcttttattatatatactatttttttcacacaAAATGTCTAATTTGATTTATCTTATAGATATATtgcttatatattattaattttttttgatatttttgttaaaacaatatatttaaatagaAGTAAACAAAACACAATTGTCTCATATCATGCATTAATATAAacactatatttttttaattaaaaaaataaaatgaataaataaaaccaAACAAATTTTTTGGGATAAACGAAGTCAAAATTTATGCATCCCATTTATAGTGGTCCGCAAttgttaaatataaagttcgattattattattaccaAGAGATGGCGAAATTTGGCTGTTTCTGAGCCGACTTTCCTGAAGCGTGGCCTTTTGTgttactttatttttttctttggTGGGTTCATATCCATACTCATAAAACATTTGTATCCATACTCGATGAGAAATATGATGACCTGAATTAACTAAATATTcagtttttttaaaaatacaagaACCATTGTATTTGTTTAGAATAGATAACatacatttaatatattctaaaaaaagtaatgataaaaattctGGGCGTCTTCTAAAGTGAAATAAATTCCACATTAATTCATCATCATTAATTTGTAATCTTTTGTAATATTCTGAAATAAATTGAGTAagtgtaatattttttgatttaaaatatgtaatcCCTTGTATTTCATTTCTAACATTACATGTATGTGGTAATGGATTATTGTGGTTACAagttttaattaaatttgcAGCAAAATAATCTAaacttataaatatatttgaagtcattgaattttttgtaataatgcaaaaacttttatttttttctaattcattaaaaattaaagaataaTTTGTTCTGTCTATTGGTCTCAAAGTACCagctttaaaaaaaaaaaaatttattacatttttccaataatgtatatttgtttttatttcattgtctttaaaagataatgaatataatttttttcggAGATATAAGCTCACAACTTCGTTATCTATTTTTGAGCATTCTTTAAATCGCATTAATGTTTGAAAAtccataaaatttaaaatatagcTAATTAAGTTATGttttataaacatttttttttcatttttttggaaaaaaatatcatgtAAAGAACATTTTTCTTGGGGTGGATTAGCTAAAGAGTcgatgataaaaaaaaaaaaaaaatgaattatataataaaaataatctTAAATGCGGTTGTGAAAATTGAGAATTGAAAAACGCACTTACCTAAGATTtctttcatatataaattaatgtGCTCTTCTGAATATTTTgagaatttattttttactatttcaTTAATTGTATTTAGAGCATTTTCTCTATCTTTATCAtcgtctttttttttctgtatGGGTTTtctatttgattttttatagtCCCATTTAGGAATAATGCCTCCATTAGAGGGTGTATTTTGTGATCTTATtattaaagaaatatacTTGGATTTAGATTGGATAAAATTATAGAGTTTCTTATAAAATGACCCGTCTTctgtgaaaataataataaaatgaggTTAAACTAATGAAAACAGACtgtgaaataaatatatgcataattagtgataaaaacaaaaatataaaaattaaggGGAAGGTATTTCGTGGGCTAGTCATAGATTTATAACGAGACAAGCTTAAACAATTTGTTATAAAATTGGACATTAACAAGGCAGTTATATCTTCTACTAGTTTTTTTCcacataataaataagtaaatatatacatgtatgGGCATACTGTTAACTACATTAGAAAATGTTTCCACTTCTTCATCATCACTATCGGAGAAAATTTGTGACTTTGAGTTTTTGTTTCCCTCATAATTAGTGCgtgtatttaatttaatatttaaattggaattactcattttttatcacatcctttttattaatttttttttttaatatattccaggttatatttacaatatatcgattttcattttgaaaaatgtaaattatcataaaataagtttggaaaaaaatattaatagcTAGTTATTGCAAATGGGgagtatatttttatttatgtgtaTAAAGGTTAAATGgaaatttgataaaaattaaatgacaTAAAGAGATAACAAAAGTGCATTGAAACTAAGAAAAAATACTCatacaaataaatgtgtaagtatatataaaatatatgcatgaaaatttataattgtaaaaatgTGTATTTGTGAGATAATAATGTGAAACAACtttatatgataataaaaaaaaaaacaaaaaaaactacAATTTTAGTGGAAGAATGCTTGGTTCTATTAgtattcttttattttgcaTACTAACAGAATTTacatcaattttattttttattatccacttttttcttttatatatataataacaaataattaaaCTTAACATAATTGGAAGTAATATGCAAACGTATAGTGTGTATAATCCATTATATCCAGTCAGACACATATCACATCTATAGTTGCTTTTTAATTCATCGTATTTGATTATGGCCTGAAAATAGGAAACAATGAAATAGCTAATTAGAAaggaaagaaaaaattaaacacAATTATCACATGAACTATTTCTGTAACTATCGAGAAATGAgcgcaaaaaaaaatatatatgatatacaAAATCTATTGATTTTACATAagatttatataatgtgtattattttttcaattttcgTTGtcaatttatttcttttctGCACGTGAAATTAAAGCAAAACTTACAGCTCGTTCGAAAAGTAAAACagtttcataatatttcaaatgGCTACTAAATATTCTCTCTGCAATTAC encodes the following:
- a CDS encoding protein phosphatase inhibitor 3, putative; amino-acid sequence: MSHGNSTITCLQDPSSRTGRDGNTRDIVRFVKLAPQKKVTWDKNTIDNEHANKKSSKACCKYKKPKRFDESSESESSVSDFEVNNKKSYKKTGKVGCSDCSNRLSIKTEIIHRRH